A stretch of the Hypomesus transpacificus isolate Combined female chromosome 12, fHypTra1, whole genome shotgun sequence genome encodes the following:
- the cryzl1 gene encoding quinone oxidoreductase-like protein 1 isoform X1, with translation MKGLYCKPGQTTADHKFVIQETAVPTVLDSHQVKVQVKACALSPINVKLMEEMIIQRDVCPVGREVVGIILQVGSKVTFFHPGDEVVGILPLDTEMSGLSEVIVMDEYHLVQKPEKVSWVEAAGVIHDGVRAYTALHTFARVAAGHTLLVLDAASACGVLAVQLAHSHGVRVLASAHSAEDQAFLEQLRPSVGVQESLVARVIGVWNSQVDLIEVCMEETGGLGVDIIIDSGVRLQEETDSRRLLPHKHDIITLLGVGGHWVTSEDNLQLDPPDSRMLFLKAASLSFLNQEVWTSSSARQGRYLHIMRNIVEKLSTGTLRPQLEEPVPLYEATVSMEMVQRGQMRKRLVVQL, from the exons ATGAAGGGGCTGTACTGCAAACCGGGGCAGACCACCGCCGACCATAAATTTGTTATACAGGAAACG GCTGTACCCACCGTGCTGGACAGTCACCAAGTCAAGGTGCAGGTCAAAGCATGCGCACTCAGCCCCATAAATGTAAAG TTGATGGAGGAGATGATCATCCAGAGAGATGTGTGTCCGGttggcagggaggtggtggGCATCATCCTTCAAG TGGGTTCCAAGGTGACCTTTTTTCATCCAGGCGATGAGGTTGTGG GGATCCTGCCATTGGACACGGAGATGTCCGGTCTGAGTGAGGTGATTGTCATGGACGAGTATCATCTGG TGCAGAAGCCAGAGAAGGTGAGCTGGGTGGAGGCGGCGGGGGTCATACACGACGGCGTGCGAGCGTACACGGCTCTGCACACCTTCGCCCGCGTGGCGGCCGGACACACCCTGCTGGTCCTGGATGCAGCCTCG GCATGTGGCGTTTTGGCCGTGCAGCTGGCTCACTCCCATGGTGTGCGAGTCCTGGCATCTGCCCACTCTGCTGAAGACCAGGCCTTCCTGGAGCAGCTCCGGCCCAgcgtgg GGGTGCAGGAGTCACTCGTAG ccAGGGTGATAGGAGTGTGGAACAGCCAGGTGGACTTGATTGAGGTGTGTATGGAGGAAACAGGAGGGCTGGGTGTCGACATCATCATCGATTCTGGAG TACGGCTTCAGGAGGAGACAGATTCCAGGAGGCTCCTCCCACACAAACATGACATCATCACCCTGCTTGGGGTCGGAGGTCACTGGGTGACCTCAGAGGACAACCTGCAG CTTGACCCCCCCGACAGCCGAATGCTCTTCCTCAAGgccgcctccctctccttcctcaacCAGGAAGTGTGGACCTCCTCCAGCGCGCGCCAGGGCCGCTACCTTC ATATCATGAGGAACATTGTAGAGAAACTGTCCACTGGAACCCTCAG accCCAGTTGGAGGAGCCTGTCCCTTTGTATGAAGCTACCGTCTCCATGGAGATGGTTCAGCGTGGCCAGATGAGGAAGAGGCTAGTGGTTCAGCTGTGA
- the cryzl1 gene encoding quinone oxidoreductase-like protein 1 isoform X2, which produces MKGLYCKPGQTTADHKFVIQETAVPTVLDSHQVKVQVKACALSPINVKLMEEMIIQRDVCPVGREVVGIILQVGSKVTFFHPGDEVVGILPLDTEMSGLSEVIVMDEYHLVQKPEKVSWVEAAGVIHDGVRAYTALHTFARVAAGHTLLVLDAASACGVLAVQLAHSHGVRVLASAHSAEDQAFLEQLRPSVARVIGVWNSQVDLIEVCMEETGGLGVDIIIDSGVRLQEETDSRRLLPHKHDIITLLGVGGHWVTSEDNLQLDPPDSRMLFLKAASLSFLNQEVWTSSSARQGRYLHIMRNIVEKLSTGTLRPQLEEPVPLYEATVSMEMVQRGQMRKRLVVQL; this is translated from the exons ATGAAGGGGCTGTACTGCAAACCGGGGCAGACCACCGCCGACCATAAATTTGTTATACAGGAAACG GCTGTACCCACCGTGCTGGACAGTCACCAAGTCAAGGTGCAGGTCAAAGCATGCGCACTCAGCCCCATAAATGTAAAG TTGATGGAGGAGATGATCATCCAGAGAGATGTGTGTCCGGttggcagggaggtggtggGCATCATCCTTCAAG TGGGTTCCAAGGTGACCTTTTTTCATCCAGGCGATGAGGTTGTGG GGATCCTGCCATTGGACACGGAGATGTCCGGTCTGAGTGAGGTGATTGTCATGGACGAGTATCATCTGG TGCAGAAGCCAGAGAAGGTGAGCTGGGTGGAGGCGGCGGGGGTCATACACGACGGCGTGCGAGCGTACACGGCTCTGCACACCTTCGCCCGCGTGGCGGCCGGACACACCCTGCTGGTCCTGGATGCAGCCTCG GCATGTGGCGTTTTGGCCGTGCAGCTGGCTCACTCCCATGGTGTGCGAGTCCTGGCATCTGCCCACTCTGCTGAAGACCAGGCCTTCCTGGAGCAGCTCCGGCCCAgcgtgg ccAGGGTGATAGGAGTGTGGAACAGCCAGGTGGACTTGATTGAGGTGTGTATGGAGGAAACAGGAGGGCTGGGTGTCGACATCATCATCGATTCTGGAG TACGGCTTCAGGAGGAGACAGATTCCAGGAGGCTCCTCCCACACAAACATGACATCATCACCCTGCTTGGGGTCGGAGGTCACTGGGTGACCTCAGAGGACAACCTGCAG CTTGACCCCCCCGACAGCCGAATGCTCTTCCTCAAGgccgcctccctctccttcctcaacCAGGAAGTGTGGACCTCCTCCAGCGCGCGCCAGGGCCGCTACCTTC ATATCATGAGGAACATTGTAGAGAAACTGTCCACTGGAACCCTCAG accCCAGTTGGAGGAGCCTGTCCCTTTGTATGAAGCTACCGTCTCCATGGAGATGGTTCAGCGTGGCCAGATGAGGAAGAGGCTAGTGGTTCAGCTGTGA
- the setd4 gene encoding SET domain-containing protein 4 isoform X1, whose protein sequence is MAQRSGRRARRKRRKREGVAAVQSGLRRVCVFSFVTVTLSHEPPFVCLRRWLQKRGFSSRLLLPAHFSDTGRGLLSLTALQPGELLISLPESCLLTTSTVLKSYLGQYIKRWQPPVSPLLALCTFLICERHLGEDADWMPYIKVLPTSYTCPAYFSDEVISLLPSGVRERALQQKQEVQELHASSLAFFRFLQPLLVCCVEEVFSLEAVLWAWCSVNTRTVYKKHPYNPSLSRQEDVYALAPYLDLLNHRPDTQVQACFNEVSKCYEVHILQGCHKFQQAFICYGPHDNQRLLLEYGFVAPDNPHGVVYVEEGLLQKCVSAEGRGQLEQKLLFLKQHDLLQNLTFGVDGPSWRLMTVLRLLSLRPEHYPQWKSVLQGAAVSEETEQLNVLMAAHTCQLLLQDTTTVLDQISRLRKQCDQVLREQLEVVAQLRQEEQGILGRSLDVLRRLPAHSQAE, encoded by the exons ATGGCGCAGCGGAGCGgcaggagagcgaggaggaagagaaggaaacgAGAGGGAGTAGCAGCTGTCCAGTCAG gtctgagacgtgtttgtgtgttttcgtTTGTGACAGTGACGTTGTCTCATGAGCCTCCGTTTGTGTGTCTGAGGAGGTGGCTGCAGAAGCGAGGCTTCAGCTCACGACTGCTGCTCCCAGCACACTTCTCAG ATACGGGGAGAGGTCTGCTCAGCCTGACGGCTCTCCAG cCAGGTGAACTACTCATCTCCTTACCGGAGTCTTGTCTGTTGACCACTTCTACCGTTTTAAAAAGCTACCTGGGGCAGTACATCAagag gtggcaGCCGCCAGTGTCTCCTCTGCTGGCCCTGTGTACCTTCCTCATATGTGAGAGACACCTGGGAGAAGATGCTGATTGGATGCCCTACATAAAAGTCCTACCCACTTCCTACACATGTCCCGCCTACTTCTCTGATGAGGTCATCAGCCTTCTGCCGAGTGGAGTGAGGGAGCGGGCCCTACAGCAGAAACAGGAAGTCCAGGAGCTCCATGCCTCCTCATTGGCCTTCTTCAG GTTCTTGCAGCCCCTGTTGGTTtgctgtgtggaggaggtgttctctctggaggctgtgctctgggCCTGGTGTAGCGTCAACACCCGTACCGTCTACAAGAAGCATCCTTACAACCCCTCCCTGTCCAGACAAGAAGATGTCTATGCCTTGGCGCCATACCTAGACCTCCTCAACCACCGCCCtgacacacag gtgcAAGCGTGTTTCAACGAGGTGTCCAAATGTTATGAGGTGCACATCCTTCAAGGCTGCCACAAGTTCCAACAGGCCTTCATATGCTACGGTCCACATGACAACCAGCGTCTGCTGCTGGAGTATGGCTTTGTCGCCCCCGACAACCCCCATGGAGTGGTTTACGTGGAGGAAG GGCTCCTGCAAAAGTGTGTTAGTGCTGAAGGCAGAGGCCAGCTGGAACAGAAGTTGCTCTTCCTCAAACAACATGACTTACTACA aaATCTGACCTTTGGCGTTGACGGGCCGTCCTGGAGACTAATGACTGTCCTAAGACTACTGTCACTGAGACCCGAACACTA CCCCCAGTGGAAGAGcgtcctgcagggggcagcagtgagTGAGGAAACGGAGCAGCTGAACGTCCTCATGGCTGCTCACACCtgccagctgctgctgcaggacaCCACCACCGTCCTGGACCAG atctccAGGCTGAGAAAGCAGTGTGACCAGGTTCTGAGGGAGCAGTTGGAGGTGGTGGCTCAATTACGTCAAGAGGAGCAAGGCATTCTGGGTCGTTCCTTAGATGTGTTGCGGAGGCTCCCGGCGCACAGCCAGGCTGAGTGA
- the setd4 gene encoding SET domain-containing protein 4 isoform X2 gives MAQRSGRRARRKRRKREGVAAVQSVTLSHEPPFVCLRRWLQKRGFSSRLLLPAHFSDTGRGLLSLTALQPGELLISLPESCLLTTSTVLKSYLGQYIKRWQPPVSPLLALCTFLICERHLGEDADWMPYIKVLPTSYTCPAYFSDEVISLLPSGVRERALQQKQEVQELHASSLAFFRFLQPLLVCCVEEVFSLEAVLWAWCSVNTRTVYKKHPYNPSLSRQEDVYALAPYLDLLNHRPDTQVQACFNEVSKCYEVHILQGCHKFQQAFICYGPHDNQRLLLEYGFVAPDNPHGVVYVEEGLLQKCVSAEGRGQLEQKLLFLKQHDLLQNLTFGVDGPSWRLMTVLRLLSLRPEHYPQWKSVLQGAAVSEETEQLNVLMAAHTCQLLLQDTTTVLDQISRLRKQCDQVLREQLEVVAQLRQEEQGILGRSLDVLRRLPAHSQAE, from the exons ATGGCGCAGCGGAGCGgcaggagagcgaggaggaagagaaggaaacgAGAGGGAGTAGCAGCTGTCCAGTCAG TGACGTTGTCTCATGAGCCTCCGTTTGTGTGTCTGAGGAGGTGGCTGCAGAAGCGAGGCTTCAGCTCACGACTGCTGCTCCCAGCACACTTCTCAG ATACGGGGAGAGGTCTGCTCAGCCTGACGGCTCTCCAG cCAGGTGAACTACTCATCTCCTTACCGGAGTCTTGTCTGTTGACCACTTCTACCGTTTTAAAAAGCTACCTGGGGCAGTACATCAagag gtggcaGCCGCCAGTGTCTCCTCTGCTGGCCCTGTGTACCTTCCTCATATGTGAGAGACACCTGGGAGAAGATGCTGATTGGATGCCCTACATAAAAGTCCTACCCACTTCCTACACATGTCCCGCCTACTTCTCTGATGAGGTCATCAGCCTTCTGCCGAGTGGAGTGAGGGAGCGGGCCCTACAGCAGAAACAGGAAGTCCAGGAGCTCCATGCCTCCTCATTGGCCTTCTTCAG GTTCTTGCAGCCCCTGTTGGTTtgctgtgtggaggaggtgttctctctggaggctgtgctctgggCCTGGTGTAGCGTCAACACCCGTACCGTCTACAAGAAGCATCCTTACAACCCCTCCCTGTCCAGACAAGAAGATGTCTATGCCTTGGCGCCATACCTAGACCTCCTCAACCACCGCCCtgacacacag gtgcAAGCGTGTTTCAACGAGGTGTCCAAATGTTATGAGGTGCACATCCTTCAAGGCTGCCACAAGTTCCAACAGGCCTTCATATGCTACGGTCCACATGACAACCAGCGTCTGCTGCTGGAGTATGGCTTTGTCGCCCCCGACAACCCCCATGGAGTGGTTTACGTGGAGGAAG GGCTCCTGCAAAAGTGTGTTAGTGCTGAAGGCAGAGGCCAGCTGGAACAGAAGTTGCTCTTCCTCAAACAACATGACTTACTACA aaATCTGACCTTTGGCGTTGACGGGCCGTCCTGGAGACTAATGACTGTCCTAAGACTACTGTCACTGAGACCCGAACACTA CCCCCAGTGGAAGAGcgtcctgcagggggcagcagtgagTGAGGAAACGGAGCAGCTGAACGTCCTCATGGCTGCTCACACCtgccagctgctgctgcaggacaCCACCACCGTCCTGGACCAG atctccAGGCTGAGAAAGCAGTGTGACCAGGTTCTGAGGGAGCAGTTGGAGGTGGTGGCTCAATTACGTCAAGAGGAGCAAGGCATTCTGGGTCGTTCCTTAGATGTGTTGCGGAGGCTCCCGGCGCACAGCCAGGCTGAGTGA
- the cbr1 gene encoding carbonyl reductase [NADPH] 1 encodes MPRVALVTGSNKGIGFAIVKALCKQFNGEVFISARDVGRGTAAVESLKAEGLNPLFQQLDINDHSSVCAARDFFQQEYGGLDVLVNNAGIAFKMADTTPFGTQAEVTLQTNFFATRDMCNEFLPIIKPGGRVVNVSSGMGSVALGRCSPALQARFRSTEITEEELVSLMQRFVDEAQAGSHAQGGWPNTAYGVSKTGLTVLSRIQASRLSQERPGDQILLNACCPGWVRTDMAGPNATKSPDEGAVTPCYLALLPAGDTQPHGEFLSEMTVQPW; translated from the exons ATGCCAAGAGTTGCTCTCGTGACAGGATCCAACAAGGGGATCGGTTTCGCTATCGTAAAAGCGCTCTGCAAACAGTTCAATGGGGAAGTCTTTATTAGCGCAAGAGATGTCGGCCGGGGGACAGCGGCTGTGGAGAGTTTGAAGGCGGAGGGTCTGAATCCGCTGTTCCAGCAACTTGACATTAACGACCACTCAAGCGTGTGCGCGGCCCGGGATTTCTTCCAGCAGGAGTACGGCGGTCTCGACGTCCTCGTGAACAATGCAGGAATCGCGTTTAAAA TGGCTGACACCACTCCGTTTGGTACCCAGGCCGAGGTCACACTTCAGACCAACTTCTTTGCCACCAGAGACATGTGTAACGAGTTTCTGCCCATCATCAAACCAGGAG gcagGGTGGTGAACGTGTCCAGCGGTATGGGCTCCGTTGCTCTGGGCCGCTGTAGCCCCGCCCTCCAGGCCCGTTTCCGTAGTACCGAGATCACGGAGGAGGAGCTAGTGTCTCTGATGCAGCGCTTCGTGGATGAGGCGCAGGCAGGAAGCCACGCCCAGGGGGGCTGGCCCAACACGGCGTACGGCGTCTCCAAGACCGGCCTTACA gtGCTGTCAAGGATCCAGGCTAGTCGACTCtcccaggagagaccaggtgaCCAGATCCTGCTGAACGCCTGCTGTCCAGGCTGGGTCCGAACCGACATGGCGGGACCCAACGCCACCAAGTCACCTGACGAGGGTGCCGTCACTCCCTGCTACCTCGCTCTGCTGCCCGCCGGGGACACACAACCTCACGGGGAGTTCCTGTCTGAGATGACCGTGCAGCCCTGGTGA
- the LOC124474462 gene encoding LOW QUALITY PROTEIN: gap junction alpha-5 protein-like (The sequence of the model RefSeq protein was modified relative to this genomic sequence to represent the inferred CDS: inserted 2 bases in 1 codon), protein MADWSLLGNFLEEVQEHSTVVGKVWLSVLFIFRILVLGTAAESSWGDEQEDFTCDTEQPGCENVCYDQAFPIAHIRYWVLQIVFVSTPSLIYMGHAMHTVRSEEKRRRGGEREDQGGXGAGGGGGGEGGEKGERVEASGRVRLRGALLQTYVLSILIRTVMEVLFVLVQYFLYGVFLRALYVCRAWPCPHPVNCYVSRPTEKNVFIVFMMAVSAVSLLLSAAELYHLAWRGCVRLRLRKAQARVPPPAPPCTPPPDFSLCVGPAPPSCPPCPLRLAHQQNSANMAAERQHDFLSLAYTQSSAPSAPGPAPLADSNFLKDNRRLSKTSGTSSRARSDDLAV, encoded by the exons ATGGCTGACTGGAGCCTCCTGGGGAACTtcctggaggaggtgcaggagcacTCGACGGTGGTGGGGAAGGTGTGGCTGTCGGTGCTCTTCATCTTCCGGATCCTGGTCCTGGGCACGGCGGCCGAGTCGTCCTGGGGGGACGAGCAGGAGGACTTCACCTGCGACACGGAGCAGCCGGGCTGCGAGAACGTGTGCTACGACCAGGCGTTCCCCATCGCGCACATCCGCTACTGGGTGCTGCAGATCGTGTTCGTGTCCACGCCGTCGCTCATCTACATGGGCCACGCCATGCACACGGTGCGCAGCGAGGAGAAGCGCCGCCGGGGGGGCgagagggaggaccagggggg gggggccggcggaggaggaggaggggaagggggggagaagggggagcgCGTGGAGGCCTCGGGCCGCGTACGTCTCCGGGGCGCCCTGCTCCAGACCTACGTGCTCAGCATCCTGATCCGCACCGTCATGGAGGTGCTCTTCGTGCTGGTGCAGTACTTCCTGTACGGCGTGTTCCTGCGGGCGCTGTACGTGTGCCGGGCCtggccctgcccccaccccgtCAACTGCTACGTGTCGCGCCCCACCGAGAAGAACGTGTTCATCGTCTTCATGATGGCCGTGTCTGCCGTGTCGCTGCTGCTGTCGGCCGCCGAGCTCTACCACCTGGCCTGGCGCGGATGCGTCAGGCTCCGCCTCCGCAAGGCCCAGGCCCGGGTCCCGCCCCCGGCCCCGCCGTGCACCCCGCCCCCAGACTTCAGCCTGTGCGTGGGCCCCGCCCCTCCCAGCtgccctccctgtcccctccgcCTGGCGCACCAGCAGAACTCTGCCAACATGGCCGCCGAGCGGCAGCACGACTTCCTGTCCCTGGCCTACACGCAGAGCTCCGCCCCCAGcgcccctggccccgcccctctggCTGACAGCAACTTCCTGAAGGACAATCGCCGGCTCAGCAAGACCAGCGGCACAAGCAGCCGTGCCCGATCTGACGACCTGgctgtgtag